From one Amycolatopsis sp. FDAARGOS 1241 genomic stretch:
- a CDS encoding dihydrolipoamide acetyltransferase family protein, with amino-acid sequence MAIFKLPDLGEGLTEAEIVAWHVAVGDTVTVDQTVVEVETAKASVEVPVPYAGRVVTLHGAAGDTLTVGSPLITVEEAPAFVEPGVVTPTPSSGGSGNVLIGYGTGTAQARRTRRACGARRPATAPSPRPADERVRVVSPLVRQLAKQSGVDIRVLTGSGTDGLISRADVERAIASASPASPASPDQRRIPLRGVRKTVADKLTRSRREIPEATVWVDVDATALLEARAALNSDATAPKISLLALLSKFALEGLRRFPELNAHLDGDEIVIPTAVNLGFAAQTDRGLVVPVVPGAHGLSVEQLSGALAERTERARSGALTPGELTGGTFTINNYGVFGVDGSAAIINHPEVAILGVGRIIDRPWIVDGQVIPRKITELTLAFDHRVCDGGTAGGFLRFVADCVESPLRLLRGL; translated from the coding sequence ATGGCCATCTTCAAGCTGCCCGACCTGGGCGAGGGCCTGACGGAAGCCGAGATCGTCGCGTGGCACGTTGCGGTGGGTGACACCGTGACCGTGGATCAGACGGTGGTGGAGGTCGAGACGGCCAAGGCGAGCGTCGAGGTGCCGGTGCCGTACGCGGGCCGCGTGGTGACGCTGCACGGCGCGGCCGGTGACACGCTGACTGTCGGCAGCCCGCTGATCACGGTCGAGGAAGCGCCGGCGTTCGTGGAGCCCGGGGTGGTGACGCCGACACCTTCTTCGGGAGGCAGCGGCAACGTGCTCATCGGCTACGGCACCGGGACCGCGCAGGCACGGCGGACCCGTCGCGCATGTGGTGCCCGTCGGCCGGCCACGGCGCCTTCACCGCGGCCGGCCGACGAGCGGGTGCGCGTGGTATCACCGCTCGTGCGGCAGCTGGCGAAGCAGTCCGGAGTGGACATCCGAGTGCTCACGGGCTCGGGTACCGATGGGCTGATCAGCCGGGCTGACGTCGAACGGGCCATCGCCAGTGCTTCTCCTGCTTCTCCTGCTTCTCCTGACCAGCGCCGGATCCCGTTGCGCGGCGTGCGCAAGACCGTCGCCGACAAGCTGACGCGCTCGCGCCGCGAGATACCCGAGGCGACCGTGTGGGTCGACGTCGACGCGACGGCTCTGCTCGAAGCCCGCGCGGCTCTCAACTCCGACGCGACCGCGCCGAAGATCAGCCTGCTCGCGCTGCTGTCGAAGTTCGCCCTCGAAGGCCTGCGCCGCTTCCCCGAACTCAACGCCCACCTCGACGGCGACGAGATCGTGATCCCCACGGCGGTCAACCTCGGCTTCGCCGCGCAGACCGACCGTGGCCTCGTGGTCCCGGTCGTCCCGGGTGCGCACGGGCTGTCGGTGGAACAGCTTTCCGGCGCTCTCGCGGAACGCACCGAGCGCGCTCGCTCCGGCGCGCTGACGCCGGGCGAGCTCACCGGCGGAACGTTCACGATCAACAACTACGGCGTGTTCGGCGTCGACGGCTCGGCCGCGATCATCAACCACCCGGAGGTCGCGATCCTGGGCGTCGGGCGGATCATCGACCGGCCCTGGATCGTCGACGGCCAGGTGATACCGCGCAAGATCACCGAGCTCACGCTGGCGTTCGACCACCGCGTCTGCGACGGCGGCACGGCGGGGGGTTTCCTGCGCTTCGTTGCCGACTGCGTCGAGTCGCCGCTGCGGCT
- a CDS encoding alpha-ketoacid dehydrogenase subunit beta: MTATLESTSDTVTMAGALNRALADALAEDERVLVFGEDVGTLGGVFRVTDGLAARFGEDRVFDTPLAESGIVGTAIGMAMNGLRPVVEMQFDAFAYPAFEQITSHLAKLRNRTRGAVEVPLVIRIPYGGGIGGVEHHCDSSEVYYTHTPGLRVVTPATPADAYALLRQSIDSPDPVLFLEPKRRYWEKETGALDHRATALDRAVVRRTGTDVTLISYGGALGTTLEAAAAAEEEGYSAEVIDLRSLAPFDLDTVAASVRRTGRAVVVHEASRFCGYGAEVAAQLSETCFHYLEAPVLRVGGFDIPYPAPNLEQYHLPNVDRVLDAIERLQWDDAAPLADGAH; this comes from the coding sequence ATGACCGCGACCCTCGAGTCCACTTCGGACACTGTGACCATGGCGGGCGCGCTCAACCGCGCCCTCGCCGACGCGCTGGCCGAGGACGAGCGCGTGCTCGTGTTTGGCGAGGACGTCGGCACGCTCGGTGGTGTTTTCCGCGTCACCGACGGGCTGGCCGCCCGCTTCGGCGAGGACCGCGTGTTCGACACGCCGCTGGCCGAATCGGGCATCGTGGGCACGGCCATCGGCATGGCGATGAACGGCCTGCGCCCCGTGGTCGAGATGCAGTTCGACGCGTTCGCCTACCCGGCGTTCGAGCAGATCACGAGCCACCTCGCCAAGCTGCGCAACCGCACGCGCGGCGCGGTCGAGGTGCCCCTCGTGATCCGCATCCCCTACGGCGGCGGCATCGGCGGCGTCGAGCACCACTGCGACTCGTCCGAGGTCTACTACACCCACACGCCTGGCCTGCGTGTCGTCACGCCGGCGACGCCCGCCGACGCGTACGCGCTGCTGCGCCAGTCGATCGACAGCCCGGACCCAGTGCTCTTCCTCGAGCCGAAACGGCGGTACTGGGAGAAGGAAACCGGCGCGCTCGACCACCGCGCGACGGCTCTCGACCGCGCCGTCGTTCGCCGGACAGGCACCGACGTCACGCTGATCTCCTACGGCGGCGCGCTCGGCACCACACTGGAAGCGGCCGCGGCCGCGGAGGAAGAGGGCTACAGCGCCGAGGTCATCGATCTGCGCAGCCTCGCCCCGTTCGACCTCGACACGGTCGCGGCGTCGGTGCGGCGCACGGGCCGCGCGGTCGTGGTGCACGAGGCGAGCCGGTTCTGCGGCTACGGCGCCGAGGTCGCGGCGCAGCTGTCGGAGACCTGCTTCCACTACCTCGAAGCACCGGTGCTGCGCGTCGGCGGTTTCGACATCCCTTACCCCGCGCCGAACCTGGAGCAGTACCACCTGCCGAACGTCGACCGCGTACTGGACGCGATCGAACGCCTGCAGTGGGACGACGCGGCGCCGCTCGCGGACGGAGCGCACTGA
- the pdhA gene encoding pyruvate dehydrogenase (acetyl-transferring) E1 component subunit alpha, producing the protein MTTTERTAASFFLPSDEPLGLIAADGSPVPDADLAMPADDVLLRLYRAMVSGRRFDTQATALTKQGRLAVYPSARGQEAGEIGSILALRPQDWLFPTYRDSMAVVARGVDPVEVLTLLRGDWHCGYDPHTTHVAPQCTPLATNTLHAVGFGHAAKVKGEDTVALVLLGDGATSEGDTHEALNFAAVWQAPVVFLVQNNGYAISVPLAKQTAAPSLAHKGVGYGMPSVLVDGNDAAAVHAVVERAVARAAAGGGPTLVEAITYRVESHTNADDATRYRDRAEVETWLARDPIARLEHYLTGRGLLDDAARQEIAARAEAEAAALRERMNTDTELDPADLFRHVYAEPTAALRHQAGELTAEIASGDDE; encoded by the coding sequence GTGACCACCACGGAACGCACCGCAGCGTCGTTCTTCCTCCCGAGCGACGAGCCGCTGGGCCTCATCGCCGCCGACGGCTCGCCCGTCCCGGACGCCGACCTCGCCATGCCGGCCGACGACGTCCTCCTGCGCCTCTACCGCGCGATGGTGTCGGGCCGTCGCTTCGACACCCAGGCCACCGCGCTCACCAAGCAGGGCCGCCTCGCCGTCTACCCGTCGGCGCGCGGCCAGGAGGCCGGCGAGATCGGCTCGATCCTCGCGCTGCGCCCGCAGGACTGGCTCTTCCCGACCTACCGGGACTCGATGGCCGTGGTGGCGCGCGGCGTCGACCCGGTCGAGGTCCTCACATTGCTGCGCGGCGACTGGCACTGCGGCTACGACCCCCACACCACCCACGTCGCACCCCAGTGCACGCCGCTGGCCACGAACACGCTGCACGCCGTCGGCTTCGGGCATGCCGCGAAGGTCAAGGGCGAGGACACCGTCGCGCTCGTGCTGCTCGGCGACGGCGCGACCAGCGAGGGCGACACGCACGAGGCGCTGAACTTCGCCGCGGTGTGGCAGGCGCCCGTCGTGTTCCTGGTGCAGAACAACGGGTACGCGATCAGCGTGCCACTCGCGAAGCAGACCGCGGCGCCTTCGCTGGCGCACAAGGGTGTCGGCTACGGCATGCCGTCGGTGCTCGTCGACGGCAACGACGCCGCAGCCGTGCACGCCGTGGTGGAGCGGGCCGTCGCCCGCGCCGCCGCCGGTGGCGGGCCGACGCTCGTCGAGGCGATCACCTACCGCGTCGAGTCCCACACCAACGCCGACGACGCCACGCGCTACCGCGACCGCGCGGAGGTCGAAACCTGGCTCGCCCGCGACCCGATCGCGCGGCTCGAGCACTACCTCACCGGCCGCGGCCTGCTCGACGACGCCGCGCGCCAGGAGATCGCCGCACGCGCCGAGGCCGAAGCCGCCGCGCTGCGCGAACGCATGAACACCGACACCGAGCTCGACCCCGCGGACCTGTTCCGCCACGTCTACGCCGAGCCGACCGCCGCGTTGCGGCACCAGGCCGGCGAGCTCACCGCCGAGATCGCTTCCGGAGACGACGAATGA
- a CDS encoding Lrp/AsnC family transcriptional regulator translates to MSEPGGRMAAALDEVDLKLIAELKADGRASMRALAERVHISRAGCYTRVERLHREGVITGYAAVTDPRRLGQGLAAYVYLKVTQNTWRTVRADLKNIPEIEHGGLVSGDNDLILFVRTRDADSLRDLVFERLQAMPDVLSTHTVLVFDEL, encoded by the coding sequence ATGTCCGAGCCGGGTGGACGAATGGCGGCGGCGCTCGACGAGGTCGACCTCAAGCTCATCGCCGAGCTGAAGGCCGACGGGCGCGCGTCGATGCGCGCGCTGGCCGAACGTGTGCACATTTCGCGAGCGGGCTGTTACACCCGGGTGGAGCGGCTGCACCGCGAAGGCGTGATCACGGGGTACGCCGCGGTCACCGATCCGCGCCGGCTGGGGCAGGGGCTCGCGGCGTACGTGTACCTCAAAGTCACGCAGAACACCTGGCGCACGGTGAGGGCCGACCTCAAGAACATCCCCGAGATCGAGCACGGCGGGCTCGTCTCGGGGGACAACGACCTCATCCTGTTCGTACGCACGCGGGACGCCGACAGCTTGCGCGACCTGGTCTTCGAACGGCTGCAGGCGATGCCGGACGTGCTCTCGACGCACACCGTGCTGGTGTTCGACGAGCTGTGA
- a CDS encoding helix-turn-helix transcriptional regulator, which translates to MPTYSTSRRVPGLPREEVAQLAGMSVNYYTRIEQGESHQLSDSVLEAIANALRLDESERMHLLRLAWPAQRAKRETEPGPEQVRESLLAIVESSVDHAAVILGRRTDLLGGNRLGFALFGVDPDARPNLTKRMFLDPAMRDLVVDWEHQATNSAAYLRMTVGEQVDDPLMAELVGELSIESPEFAWIWAAHPVAECSHSVREFDHPLVGRLTLNEENLRMPDVPGQHILFFGAAPGSPSAERLRLLDSLVS; encoded by the coding sequence GTGCCGACGTACAGCACGTCGCGCCGCGTTCCCGGGCTGCCGCGCGAGGAGGTCGCCCAGCTCGCCGGCATGAGCGTGAACTACTACACGCGCATCGAGCAGGGCGAGAGCCACCAGCTGTCCGACTCGGTGCTCGAAGCGATCGCCAACGCGCTGCGGCTGGACGAGAGCGAACGCATGCACCTGCTGCGCCTCGCGTGGCCCGCCCAGCGCGCCAAGCGCGAGACGGAGCCGGGACCGGAGCAGGTGCGGGAGTCGCTGCTGGCCATCGTGGAGAGCAGCGTCGACCACGCCGCGGTGATCCTCGGGCGGCGCACCGATCTGCTGGGCGGCAACCGGCTCGGGTTCGCGCTGTTCGGAGTCGACCCGGACGCGCGCCCCAACCTCACGAAGCGCATGTTCCTCGACCCGGCCATGCGTGACCTCGTGGTCGACTGGGAGCACCAGGCCACGAACTCCGCCGCGTACCTGCGGATGACGGTGGGCGAGCAGGTCGACGACCCGCTGATGGCCGAGCTCGTCGGCGAGCTGTCCATCGAGAGCCCCGAGTTCGCTTGGATCTGGGCCGCCCACCCGGTCGCCGAGTGCTCCCACTCGGTCCGCGAATTCGACCACCCGCTCGTCGGCCGGCTCACCCTCAACGAGGAGAATCTGCGCATGCCCGACGTGCCCGGCCAGCACATCCTGTTCTTCGGTGCCGCGCCCGGCTCCCCGTCGGCCGAGCGGCTCCGGCTGCTGGACTCGCTCGTGTCCTGA